Proteins from a genomic interval of Heteronotia binoei isolate CCM8104 ecotype False Entrance Well chromosome 7, APGP_CSIRO_Hbin_v1, whole genome shotgun sequence:
- the CLUL1 gene encoding clusterin-like protein 1, with the protein MKSFLLFVIYLLWLRGQQGAPAKEEDINIENLKVLSEAGEKYVDEEVKKALIGVKQMKIMMERNEAKHMEMMKALKKSSEEKEEALRLISEVKERLEEEEEICQESLQNLWDECKSCLESNCMRFYTSCRRGLSSFTSKIRDFFRKMTPISVSMYETEGKELQFNQKTEKQDVQLVQIENLFNQLLSDVGTMFEKSILFFKQMQKEFDQSFQMYFMSDPDTTDSYFLPTFTEDSMRNTGSPNKWGVQDFFQLVVDFSKTVVDGVSEMFTDAFEGYTKTAKEMAEQIQDSDKSGMFSKIVPGRERVLCNKLRQNSSGCPQFQEKCQKCQDTLLQVCPNVPELHIKFDDAFKLVNISAEQYQQIFQMVQRHTEDTSYLLNKMKERFGWVSELSDRTIGPENIFKIVKVSSDAKAGEASGLNETTVHVNILTSPTFTIKVPQDLDIQSSAFIEYVAEKALQLYRKNF; encoded by the exons ATGAAGTCTTTCCTGCTGTTTGTGATATACTTGCTATGGCTGAGGGGACAGCAAGGTGCACCAGCCAAGGAAGAAGACATAAACATAGAAAACCTGAAAG TTTTATCGGAAGCTGGAGAGAAATATGTAGATGAAGAGGTAAAGAAAGCTCTGATTGGTGTCAAGCAGATGAAAATTATGATGGAAAGAAATGAAGCTAAACACATGGAGATGATGAAAGCCTTAAAGAAAAGCAGTGAAGAAAAAGAG GAAGCTCTGAGACTTATAAGTGAAGTGAAAGAgagactggaagaagaagaagaaatatgtCAGGAGTCTCTGCAGAATTTATGGGATGAATGCAAATCTTGTCTAGAAAGCAACTGTATGAGATTTTATACATCTTGTCGACGTGGCTTGTCCTCTTTTACAAGTAAG ATTCGAGATTTTTTCAGAAAGATGACCCCAATATCAGTTTCTATGTATGAAACTGAGGGGAAAGAGCTCCAATTTAATCAGAAGACTGAAAAACAAGATGTCCAACTAGTACAAATAGAAAATTTGTTTAATCAACTCTTGTCTGATGTGGGTACAATGTTTGAAAAAAGCATTCTTTTTTTCAAACAGATGCAAAAAGAATTTGACCAGTCCTTTCAAATGTATTTTATGTCTGATCCAGACACAACAGACTCCTATTTTTTACCAACTTTCACTGAGGATTCTATGAGAAATACTGGCTCCCCAAATAAATGGGGGGTCCAAGACTTCTTCCAGCTTGTAGTTGATTTCAGCAAAACTGTTGTGGATGGTGTTAGTGAAATGTTTACTGATGCATTTGAAGGATACACAAAGACTGCAAAGGAGATGGCTGAACAAATTCAAG ATTCTGACAAAAGTGGAATGTTCTCTAAGATTGTACCAGGTCGGGAAAGAGTTCTATGTAATAAACTGCGTCAGAATTCATCAGGTTGCCCTCAGTTTCAAGAGAAGTGCCAGAAATGCCAGGATACTCTTTTGCAAG TCTGCCCCAATGTCCCTGAGCTACATATAAAGTTCGACGATGCCTTTAAATTGGTTAACATCTCTGCTGAGCAGTATCAACAGATTTTCCAGATGGTCCAACGTCACACAGAAGATACATCCTACTTGTTgaataaaatgaaagaaaggTTTGGATGGGTGTCCGAACTATCTGACAGGACCATTGGACCAGAGAACATTTTCAAGATAGTAAAG GTTTCTTCTGATGCCAAGGCAGGTGAAGCTTCCGGTCTGAATGAAACAACAGTACATGTGAATATTTTGACTTCACCTACTTTCACAATTAAAGTTCCCCAGGATTTAGACATACAGAGTTCTGCATTCATTGAATATGTAGCCGAGAAAGCTTTACAGCTTTACAGGAAGAATTTCTAG